One Elephas maximus indicus isolate mEleMax1 chromosome X, mEleMax1 primary haplotype, whole genome shotgun sequence DNA segment encodes these proteins:
- the TFE3 gene encoding transcription factor E3 isoform X2, whose amino-acid sequence MSSSSSSRVLLRQQLMRAQAQEQERRERREQAAAAPFPSPAPASPAISVVGVSAGGHTLGRPPPAQVPREVLKVQTHLENPTRYHLQQARRQQVKQYLSTTLGPKLASQALTPPPGPTSAQPLPAPETVHATGPAGSAPNSPMALLTIGSSSEKEIDDVIDEIISLESSYNDEMLSYLPGGTAGLQLPSTLPVSGNLLDVYSSQSVATPTITVSNSCPAELPNIKREISETEAKALLKERQKKDNHNLIERRRRFNINDRIKELGTLIPKSSDPEMRWNKGTILKASVDYIRKLQKEQQRSKDLESRQRSLEQANRSLQLRIQELELQAQIHGLPVPPTPGLLSLATTSASDSLKPEHLDVEEEGRPGTFHVEGARAPNASHQQPPAPPSDALLDLHFPSDHLGDLGDPFHLGLEDILMEEEESVVGGLSGGTLSPLRAASDPLLSSVSPAVSKASSRRSSFSMEEES is encoded by the exons ATGTCATCATCTTCTTCTTCACGGGTCTTGCTGCGGCAGCAGCTAATGCGGGCCCAAGCCCAGGAGCAGGAGAGGCGTGAGCGTCGGGAACAGGCTGCAGCTGCTCCCTTCCCCAGCCCTGCACCTGCCTCTCCTGCCATTTCTGTGGTTGGTGTCTCTGCTGGGGGCCACACATTGGGCCGCCCCCCCCCTGCTCAGGTGCCCAGGGAGGTACTTAAG GTACAGACTCATCTGGAGAACCCAACACGCTACCACCTGCAGCAGGCTCGCCGTCAACAGGTGAAACAGTACCTGTCCACTACACTTGGTCCCAAGCTGGCGTCCCAAGCCCTCACCCCACCACCAGGGCCCACTAGTGCCCAGCCACTCCCTGCCCCTGAGACTGTCCATGCTACCGGCCCTGCAGGCAGTGCTCCCAACAGTCCCATGGCACTGCTCACCATTGGATCCAGCTCAGAGAAGGAG ATTGATGATGTCATTGATGAGATCATCAGCCTGGAGTCCAGTTACAACGATGAAATGCTTAGTTATCTGCCTGGAGGCACTGCAGGGCTGCAGCTCCCCAGCACG ctgCCTGTGTCAGGGAATCTTCTTGATGTATACAGTAGTCAGAGCGTGGCCACACCAACCATCACTGTCAGCAACTCCTGCCCAGCTGAGCTGCCCAACATCAAACGGGAGATCTCTG AGACAGAGGCAAAGGCGCTTTTGAAAGAACGGCAGAAGAAAGACAATCACAACCTAA TTGAGCGTCGCAGGCGATTCAACATTAACGACAGGATCAAGGAACTGGGCACCCTCATCCCCAAGTCCAGTGACCC GGAGATGCGCTGGAACAAGGGCACCATACTGAAGGCCTCTGTGGATTATATCCGCAAGTTGCAGAAGGAGCAACAGCGCTCCAAAGACCTAGAGAGCCGGCAGCGATCCTTGGAACAGGCCAACCGTAGCCTGCAGCTCCGAATTCAG GAACTAGAACTGCAGGCCCAGATCCATGGTCTGCCGGTACCGCCCACCCCAGGGCTGCTCTCCCTGGCCACAACTTCGGCCTCTGATAGCCTCAAGCCAGAGCACCTGGACGTTGAAGAGGAAGGCAGGCCGGGCACATTTCACGTGGAGGGGGCACGTGCCCCAAATGCTTCTCATCAGCAGCCCCCAGCGCCACCATCTGATGCCCTTCTGGACCTGCACTTTCCCAGCGACCACCTGGGGGACCTGGGGGACCCCTTCCACCTTGGGCTGGAGGACATtctgatggaggaggaggagagcgTGGTGGGTGGGCTCTCAGGGGGCACCCTGTCCCCACTGCGGGCTGCCTCTGACCCCCTGCTCTCTTCAGTGTCCCCCGCTGTCTCCAAGGCCAGCAGCCGTCGCAGCAGCTTCAGCATGGAGGAGGAGTCCTGA
- the TFE3 gene encoding transcription factor E3 isoform X1, producing the protein MSHAAEPALDSVEASAEGPRAVFLLLEERRPADSAQLLSLNSLLPESGIVADIELENVLDPDNFYELKSQPLPLRSSLPISLQATPATPATLSASSSVGGSRTPAMSSSSSSRVLLRQQLMRAQAQEQERRERREQAAAAPFPSPAPASPAISVVGVSAGGHTLGRPPPAQVPREVLKVQTHLENPTRYHLQQARRQQVKQYLSTTLGPKLASQALTPPPGPTSAQPLPAPETVHATGPAGSAPNSPMALLTIGSSSEKEIDDVIDEIISLESSYNDEMLSYLPGGTAGLQLPSTLPVSGNLLDVYSSQSVATPTITVSNSCPAELPNIKREISETEAKALLKERQKKDNHNLIERRRRFNINDRIKELGTLIPKSSDPEMRWNKGTILKASVDYIRKLQKEQQRSKDLESRQRSLEQANRSLQLRIQELELQAQIHGLPVPPTPGLLSLATTSASDSLKPEHLDVEEEGRPGTFHVEGARAPNASHQQPPAPPSDALLDLHFPSDHLGDLGDPFHLGLEDILMEEEESVVGGLSGGTLSPLRAASDPLLSSVSPAVSKASSRRSSFSMEEES; encoded by the exons ATGTCTCATGCGGCCGAGCCAGCTCTGGACAGCGTAGAGGCCAGCGCAGAGGGCCCTCGAGCCGTGTTCCTGCTGTTGGAGGAGCGCAGGCCGGCCGACTCGGCCCAGCTGCTCAG CCTGAACTCATTGCTTCCAGAATCTGGAATTGTTGCTGACATCGAATTAGAAAACGTCCTTGATCCTGACAACTTCTACGAACTCAAAAGCCAGCCGTTACCCCTACGCTCAAG CCTCCCAATATCACTGCAGGCCACGCCAGCTACCCCAGCTACACTCTCTGCATCGTCTTCTGTAGGGGGCTCCAGGACCCCTGCCATGTCATCATCTTCTTCTTCACGGGTCTTGCTGCGGCAGCAGCTAATGCGGGCCCAAGCCCAGGAGCAGGAGAGGCGTGAGCGTCGGGAACAGGCTGCAGCTGCTCCCTTCCCCAGCCCTGCACCTGCCTCTCCTGCCATTTCTGTGGTTGGTGTCTCTGCTGGGGGCCACACATTGGGCCGCCCCCCCCCTGCTCAGGTGCCCAGGGAGGTACTTAAG GTACAGACTCATCTGGAGAACCCAACACGCTACCACCTGCAGCAGGCTCGCCGTCAACAGGTGAAACAGTACCTGTCCACTACACTTGGTCCCAAGCTGGCGTCCCAAGCCCTCACCCCACCACCAGGGCCCACTAGTGCCCAGCCACTCCCTGCCCCTGAGACTGTCCATGCTACCGGCCCTGCAGGCAGTGCTCCCAACAGTCCCATGGCACTGCTCACCATTGGATCCAGCTCAGAGAAGGAG ATTGATGATGTCATTGATGAGATCATCAGCCTGGAGTCCAGTTACAACGATGAAATGCTTAGTTATCTGCCTGGAGGCACTGCAGGGCTGCAGCTCCCCAGCACG ctgCCTGTGTCAGGGAATCTTCTTGATGTATACAGTAGTCAGAGCGTGGCCACACCAACCATCACTGTCAGCAACTCCTGCCCAGCTGAGCTGCCCAACATCAAACGGGAGATCTCTG AGACAGAGGCAAAGGCGCTTTTGAAAGAACGGCAGAAGAAAGACAATCACAACCTAA TTGAGCGTCGCAGGCGATTCAACATTAACGACAGGATCAAGGAACTGGGCACCCTCATCCCCAAGTCCAGTGACCC GGAGATGCGCTGGAACAAGGGCACCATACTGAAGGCCTCTGTGGATTATATCCGCAAGTTGCAGAAGGAGCAACAGCGCTCCAAAGACCTAGAGAGCCGGCAGCGATCCTTGGAACAGGCCAACCGTAGCCTGCAGCTCCGAATTCAG GAACTAGAACTGCAGGCCCAGATCCATGGTCTGCCGGTACCGCCCACCCCAGGGCTGCTCTCCCTGGCCACAACTTCGGCCTCTGATAGCCTCAAGCCAGAGCACCTGGACGTTGAAGAGGAAGGCAGGCCGGGCACATTTCACGTGGAGGGGGCACGTGCCCCAAATGCTTCTCATCAGCAGCCCCCAGCGCCACCATCTGATGCCCTTCTGGACCTGCACTTTCCCAGCGACCACCTGGGGGACCTGGGGGACCCCTTCCACCTTGGGCTGGAGGACATtctgatggaggaggaggagagcgTGGTGGGTGGGCTCTCAGGGGGCACCCTGTCCCCACTGCGGGCTGCCTCTGACCCCCTGCTCTCTTCAGTGTCCCCCGCTGTCTCCAAGGCCAGCAGCCGTCGCAGCAGCTTCAGCATGGAGGAGGAGTCCTGA